One part of the Streptomyces ferrugineus genome encodes these proteins:
- a CDS encoding glycoside hydrolase family 3 N-terminal domain-containing protein encodes MSGVAARRHTPLYRDPTAPVDARVGDLLARMTPREKVGQLNQRMYGWDAYRRTPDGGFELTDALYAETDRFEGLGALYGLQRADAWSGVDHTSGPGAEDAAALADLVQRHVVERSRLGVPALFVEEVPHGLMALDGTVLPVNLAVGATWDPELYERAAAHAAAELRARGGHVALVPALDIARDPRWGRTEECFGEDPYLAARFTEAAVRGMQGEPGEYFAADKAPVVLKHFAGQGATVGGRNSAESELGLRELHEIHLPAAHAGIRAGAAAVMAAYNEVDGMPCAGNRALLTGLLRERWGFDGLVMADGLAVDRLARITGDKVSAGALALDAGVDLSLWDEGFTHLEEAVERGLVSERTLDAAVARVLRLKFRLGLFDRLHGTPPPPADGSEVSRALARAAVTLLRNDGVLPAPAAVSRIAVLGPQAATTAHQSGDYTAPQRPGTGTGLLDALHTLAPPGVDIRYARGCALTGDDLSGIPEAVAAAAASDLAVLVLGGSSARTPETEFDANGAARRAVSHLTCGEGADLAGLGLGRAQYALLDAVVATGTPTAVVLIQGRPHVVPDTAGALLTAWYPGPWGGEAIAEVLLGIAEPVGRLPLSVPRSAAQLPVHYNHKDTEYGGYVDESAEPSYAFGQGLSYTGFAYGPPRLSGSTVEADVTNTGRRQGRCVAQLYLRRLRTPVWPRTLELCGFRAVDLAPGETRTVTFPAGAVPPGTAVEFRVAESARAALTAVPTQIFTAPDETPL; translated from the coding sequence ATGAGCGGCGTCGCAGCGCGGCGGCACACCCCGCTCTACCGCGACCCCACCGCCCCCGTCGACGCCCGCGTCGGCGACCTCCTCGCCCGGATGACCCCGCGCGAGAAGGTGGGCCAGCTCAACCAGCGCATGTACGGCTGGGACGCCTACCGCCGCACCCCCGACGGCGGCTTCGAACTCACCGATGCCCTGTACGCCGAGACCGACCGCTTCGAGGGGCTCGGCGCCCTCTACGGGCTTCAGCGCGCCGACGCCTGGTCCGGTGTCGACCACACGAGCGGTCCCGGCGCCGAGGACGCCGCGGCCCTCGCCGACCTCGTGCAGCGGCATGTCGTCGAGCGCAGCCGGCTCGGTGTCCCCGCGCTGTTCGTCGAGGAGGTGCCGCACGGGCTGATGGCCCTCGACGGCACCGTCCTCCCGGTCAACCTGGCCGTCGGCGCCACCTGGGACCCAGAGCTCTACGAGCGCGCCGCCGCCCACGCCGCCGCCGAACTGCGGGCGAGGGGCGGTCATGTCGCCCTGGTCCCGGCCCTCGACATCGCCCGCGACCCGCGCTGGGGCCGCACCGAGGAGTGCTTCGGCGAGGACCCGTATCTGGCGGCCCGCTTCACGGAGGCCGCCGTCCGCGGCATGCAGGGCGAGCCCGGCGAGTACTTCGCCGCCGACAAGGCCCCCGTCGTCCTCAAGCACTTCGCCGGACAGGGCGCCACCGTCGGCGGCCGCAACTCCGCCGAGTCCGAACTGGGGCTCCGCGAACTGCACGAGATCCACCTCCCCGCCGCCCACGCCGGGATCCGGGCCGGCGCCGCAGCCGTCATGGCCGCGTACAACGAGGTCGACGGCATGCCCTGTGCCGGAAACAGGGCCCTGCTCACCGGGCTCCTCCGGGAGCGGTGGGGCTTCGACGGGCTGGTCATGGCGGACGGGCTCGCCGTGGACCGGCTGGCCCGCATCACCGGCGACAAGGTGTCCGCGGGCGCGCTCGCGCTCGACGCCGGTGTCGATCTGAGCCTCTGGGACGAGGGCTTCACCCATCTGGAAGAGGCGGTCGAGCGGGGGCTGGTGAGCGAGCGGACCCTCGATGCCGCCGTCGCACGCGTACTGCGGCTCAAGTTCCGGCTCGGGCTCTTCGACCGGCTGCACGGCACGCCCCCACCGCCGGCCGACGGCAGCGAGGTCAGCCGCGCCCTCGCCCGCGCGGCCGTCACACTGCTGCGCAACGACGGCGTCCTCCCGGCCCCGGCCGCCGTCTCCCGTATCGCCGTCCTGGGACCCCAGGCGGCCACCACCGCCCACCAGTCGGGCGACTACACGGCCCCACAGCGCCCCGGCACGGGCACCGGCCTCCTCGACGCCCTGCACACCCTCGCCCCGCCCGGCGTCGACATCCGGTACGCCCGCGGCTGCGCCCTGACCGGCGACGATCTCTCCGGCATCCCCGAGGCCGTCGCCGCGGCCGCCGCGTCCGACCTGGCCGTGCTCGTGCTGGGCGGCAGCAGCGCCCGTACGCCCGAGACGGAGTTCGACGCCAACGGGGCCGCGCGGAGGGCCGTGTCACATCTGACCTGCGGCGAGGGCGCCGACCTGGCCGGGCTGGGGCTGGGCCGCGCCCAGTACGCGCTGCTGGACGCCGTGGTCGCGACGGGCACGCCGACGGCGGTGGTGCTGATCCAGGGCCGCCCGCATGTGGTGCCCGACACGGCGGGCGCCCTGCTCACCGCCTGGTACCCCGGCCCGTGGGGCGGCGAGGCGATCGCCGAGGTGCTGCTAGGGATCGCCGAACCCGTCGGACGCCTCCCGCTCTCCGTCCCGCGCTCCGCCGCCCAGCTCCCCGTCCACTACAACCACAAGGACACCGAGTACGGCGGCTATGTCGACGAGAGCGCCGAGCCGTCGTACGCCTTCGGACAGGGCCTGTCGTACACGGGCTTCGCCTACGGCCCACCGCGGCTGTCCGGGAGCACCGTCGAGGCCGACGTCACCAACACCGGCCGTCGTCAGGGCCGTTGCGTCGCCCAGCTCTATCTGCGCCGGCTGCGGACCCCCGTGTGGCCGCGCACGCTGGAGCTGTGCGGGTTCCGGGCCGTGGACCTGGCGCCGGGCGAGACCCGCACGGTCACCTTCCCGGCCGGCGCCGTCCCGCCCGGCACCGCGGTCGAGTTCCGCGTCGCCGAGTCGGCGCGGGCGGCGCTGACCGCCGTACCGACTCAGATCTTCACGGCCCCCGACGAGACCCCCTTGTAG
- a CDS encoding N-acetylglucosamine kinase — MNSDLNQTSPGRAPAYVVGLDAGGTRTRAVLAPVIEGAPEGEGVSGPGNALTVPGPQLVEHLAEALARAVPDELRRHVVAVAGGFAGASRTAPDEPGRVKAHAALTVALGRLGISAGSVEIHSDIEAAFASAPGHPADGLALVAGTGAVAVRIAGRECAETAGGDGWLLGDDGSGFWIGREAARVALRMADGRGGPTALGEAVGRTLGVPEDVRPPGAPGPYDTASWTRARREAYRMRLLPAVMDRPPVRLARLAPLVAEAARHNDPVAEGILATAADHLTDTVRALAPRPGERIVATGGLLGPDGPLTDLLTARLRPLGLALDRVADGCLGAVALARLGHGG; from the coding sequence ATGAATAGTGATTTGAACCAAACCTCGCCCGGTCGGGCTCCGGCGTACGTCGTCGGCCTCGACGCCGGCGGCACCCGCACGCGCGCCGTCCTGGCGCCCGTGATCGAGGGAGCCCCCGAGGGCGAGGGCGTCTCCGGGCCCGGCAACGCGCTGACCGTCCCCGGACCGCAGCTCGTCGAGCATCTCGCCGAGGCCCTCGCGCGAGCCGTGCCGGACGAGCTGCGCCGCCATGTGGTGGCCGTGGCGGGCGGGTTCGCGGGCGCCTCGCGCACGGCACCGGACGAGCCGGGCCGCGTCAAGGCGCACGCCGCCCTCACCGTCGCGCTGGGCCGGCTGGGCATCAGCGCCGGATCGGTCGAGATCCACAGCGACATCGAGGCCGCGTTCGCCTCCGCGCCCGGCCACCCCGCCGACGGGCTGGCCCTGGTGGCCGGCACCGGCGCGGTGGCGGTGCGCATCGCCGGACGCGAGTGCGCCGAGACCGCCGGCGGGGACGGCTGGCTGCTCGGCGACGACGGCAGCGGCTTCTGGATCGGTCGGGAGGCGGCACGGGTGGCGCTGCGCATGGCGGACGGACGGGGCGGGCCCACGGCGCTGGGGGAGGCGGTGGGGCGGACCCTGGGAGTGCCGGAGGACGTCCGGCCGCCGGGTGCCCCGGGCCCGTACGACACGGCCTCCTGGACCCGGGCCCGGCGCGAGGCCTACCGCATGCGCCTGCTCCCCGCCGTCATGGACCGCCCACCGGTCCGACTGGCGCGGCTCGCACCGCTGGTCGCCGAGGCCGCCCGGCACAACGACCCCGTCGCCGAGGGGATCCTCGCCACGGCCGCCGACCACCTCACCGACACCGTCCGCGCTCTCGCCCCCCGCCCCGGCGAGCGGATCGTCGCCACCGGCGGGCTGCTCGGCCCCGACGGGCCGCTCACCGACCTCCTCACCGCCCGGCTCCGGCCGCTCGGACTCGCCCTCGACCGGGTGGCGGACGGCTGCCTGGGCGCCGTCGCCCTCGCCCGTCTGGGACACGGCGGATGA
- a CDS encoding glycoside hydrolase 5 family protein, with protein sequence MIHSRRTRAEPEEDPIRTLRFGVNYTPRHGWFHSWHDFDPARARGDLDAIAALGFDHVRVFHLWPLLQPNRTLIRTAAVDRLAHLVDLAGEAGLDVMVDGVQGHLSSFDFYPEWTRGWHHRNVFTDPEAIEAQAALLRTLGRALAGRPHLLGLQLGNELNNLVEHNPVTADEVDHYLDTLLAAARDGLGTAGGLVTHSAYDAAWYGDDHPFTPEASARKGDLTTVHPWVFSADCARRYGPRSPQVRHLAEYGVELAKAYATDPARPVWVQETGAPEPHIPAADAPDFARATVRNAAECAGLWGVTWWCSHDVDRSLADFPELEYTLGLFDSTGRAKPIAEALAETVADLRARPRSPEPRDTALLLDCTPGTRSVSGPGGAYFEAWTRLRTEGSRPAVVLADRAQDAEHLAARGIEEVVRPA encoded by the coding sequence TTGATACATTCGCGACGAACAAGAGCCGAGCCCGAGGAGGATCCCATCCGTACGCTCCGCTTCGGCGTCAACTACACGCCCCGCCACGGCTGGTTCCACTCCTGGCACGACTTCGACCCGGCACGCGCGCGCGGCGACCTCGACGCGATCGCCGCCCTCGGCTTCGACCACGTCCGCGTCTTCCACCTCTGGCCGCTGCTCCAGCCCAACCGCACCCTGATCCGCACCGCCGCCGTCGACCGGCTCGCGCACCTCGTCGACCTGGCCGGCGAGGCAGGACTCGACGTCATGGTGGACGGCGTGCAGGGCCATCTGTCGAGCTTCGACTTCTACCCGGAGTGGACCCGCGGCTGGCACCACCGCAACGTGTTCACCGACCCGGAGGCCATCGAGGCCCAGGCCGCCCTCCTGCGCACCCTCGGCCGCGCCCTGGCCGGCCGCCCCCACCTCCTCGGCCTCCAGCTCGGCAACGAGCTCAACAACCTGGTCGAGCACAACCCGGTGACGGCCGACGAGGTCGACCACTACCTCGACACCCTGCTGGCCGCGGCCCGCGACGGACTCGGCACCGCCGGCGGCCTGGTCACCCACTCCGCCTACGACGCCGCCTGGTACGGCGACGACCACCCCTTCACCCCCGAGGCCTCGGCCCGCAAGGGCGATCTGACGACCGTTCACCCCTGGGTGTTCTCCGCCGACTGCGCCCGTCGCTACGGCCCCCGTTCACCACAGGTCCGGCACCTGGCGGAGTACGGCGTCGAGCTGGCCAAGGCGTACGCCACCGACCCGGCACGCCCGGTCTGGGTCCAGGAGACCGGCGCCCCCGAACCGCACATCCCGGCCGCCGACGCCCCCGACTTCGCGCGCGCCACCGTACGCAACGCGGCCGAGTGCGCGGGGCTGTGGGGCGTGACCTGGTGGTGCTCGCACGACGTGGACCGGTCGCTGGCCGACTTCCCGGAGCTGGAGTACACGCTGGGCCTGTTCGACTCGACGGGCCGCGCGAAGCCGATCGCCGAGGCGCTGGCCGAGACCGTCGCCGACCTGCGCGCACGGCCCCGCTCGCCCGAGCCCCGCGACACCGCCCTGCTCCTGGACTGCACGCCGGGCACCCGGTCGGTGTCGGGTCCCGGCGGCGCCTACTTCGAGGCGTGGACGCGGCTGCGGACGGAAGGGAGCCGACCGGCGGTGGTCCTGGCCGACCGGGCGCAGGACGCGGAGCACTTGGCGGCGCGCGGGATCGAGGAGGTCGTACGGCCGGCCTGA
- a CDS encoding glycoside hydrolase family 3 protein → MSHFEHTSPRSAALPLDLDEAAHRCLVAGFDGATSVPDTLKELVDRGLGGVILFTRNIRDAAQVRRLTDELRAIRPDLLVAVDNEGGGIGHLVAAGAPEVPGSYSLGVVDDPNLTARCADALAAHLAGLGITASYAPVADLQHRPDNPIVRTRSFGADPALAARHLRAWITATEARSIASCAKHFPGHGGTVTDSHHGIAIDPRPYDELLVDLEPFRAAIAAGVPMLMSAHVVYPALDPNRPATLSRRILRDLLRHDLGFDGVLVSDALEMKAIAEQYGEAAGARIALAAGADQVIVAVGDLSVTVDCRDAVLDALRSGVLPQERIEEAAGRVRRLAERYATPPTADAADRDTADRDTGAGLEAARRAVRGRGVPSAVRGAHVVDLFPPPHPALNWGGEDLLTEVRAVDPTATGTAVTGECADPDALVEGIVRRCGAAPLVVATCDAGLHPWQVLLRDALLGRRPDAVRVDTGLPEGGALCSYGRGRVNLRAVAEVLAGV, encoded by the coding sequence GTGAGCCACTTCGAGCACACGTCCCCCCGGTCGGCCGCACTCCCGCTCGACCTGGACGAAGCCGCCCACCGCTGCCTCGTCGCCGGCTTCGACGGTGCCACGAGCGTGCCGGACACGCTCAAGGAGCTCGTCGACCGCGGCCTCGGCGGGGTCATCCTCTTCACGCGCAACATACGCGACGCGGCCCAGGTGCGCCGTCTCACGGACGAGCTGCGCGCGATACGCCCCGACCTCCTCGTCGCCGTCGACAACGAGGGCGGCGGCATCGGGCACCTGGTCGCCGCCGGCGCCCCGGAGGTCCCCGGCTCCTACTCCCTCGGCGTCGTCGACGACCCGAACCTCACCGCCCGCTGCGCCGACGCGCTGGCCGCCCACCTCGCCGGCCTCGGCATCACCGCCTCCTACGCCCCCGTCGCCGACCTCCAGCACCGGCCGGACAACCCGATCGTGCGCACCCGCTCCTTCGGCGCCGACCCCGCGCTCGCCGCCCGCCATCTGCGCGCCTGGATCACGGCGACCGAGGCCCGCTCCATCGCGTCCTGCGCCAAGCACTTCCCGGGCCACGGCGGAACCGTCACCGACAGTCACCACGGCATCGCGATCGACCCACGGCCGTACGACGAACTCCTCGTCGATCTCGAACCCTTCCGCGCCGCCATCGCCGCGGGTGTGCCGATGCTGATGAGTGCTCATGTGGTGTATCCGGCGCTGGACCCCAACCGTCCCGCCACACTCAGCCGCCGCATCCTGCGGGATCTGCTGCGCCACGACCTCGGCTTCGACGGTGTCCTGGTCAGCGACGCGCTGGAGATGAAGGCCATCGCCGAGCAGTACGGCGAGGCGGCCGGGGCGCGCATCGCGCTCGCCGCCGGCGCGGATCAGGTGATCGTCGCCGTGGGGGACCTGAGCGTCACCGTCGACTGCCGGGACGCCGTGCTCGACGCGCTGCGGAGCGGGGTGCTGCCGCAGGAGCGGATCGAGGAGGCGGCCGGGCGGGTGCGGCGGCTGGCCGAACGGTATGCGACGCCCCCCACCGCGGACGCCGCCGACCGGGACACCGCCGACCGGGACACCGGCGCCGGGCTCGAAGCCGCTCGCCGCGCCGTACGCGGCCGGGGCGTGCCGTCCGCCGTGCGCGGGGCGCATGTCGTCGACCTGTTCCCACCGCCGCACCCCGCGCTCAACTGGGGCGGCGAGGACCTGCTCACCGAGGTGCGGGCGGTCGACCCCACGGCGACGGGTACGGCGGTGACGGGGGAGTGCGCGGACCCGGACGCCCTCGTCGAGGGGATCGTGCGGCGCTGCGGGGCCGCCCCGCTGGTCGTGGCCACCTGCGACGCCGGGCTGCACCCCTGGCAGGTGCTGCTGCGGGACGCCCTGCTGGGGCGGCGGCCGGACGCGGTGCGGGTGGACACGGGGCTGCCGGAGGGCGGCGCGCTGTGCTCGTACGGGCGGGGGCGGGTCAATCTGCGGGCGGTGGCCGAGGTGCTGGCCGGCGTCTGA
- a CDS encoding lysylphosphatidylglycerol synthase transmembrane domain-containing protein, with product MSSLPLSDVPGPLSTCPAPAAPTRSPFSPARLARHALTLLPLLLIGAWAVADWHTVRDGAARLGSADPWWLLSGLFFTCMGWVVAALVRQGALPDRLPPGLLLASQFAAGAANHVLPASIGAHAVTLRFLQGQGIPLARGTASLALYSLVKPIAKTAVLLGFLIAFPELLHLGELVPDRRTLLLVAAGVVTALGATAVLVTTVRPLRRPLLRFVRAALTDARILHTRPSRVLALWGGAAATPLLQAGVIASVGFALGLPLSWTQVTLALLLASTAVGAVPAPGGIGPVDAALVFTMVTFGAPMGLAAATVIGYRVLTVWVPLLPGALVLSIMVQRRIL from the coding sequence GTGTCCTCGCTCCCGCTCAGCGATGTCCCCGGACCACTGTCCACCTGCCCCGCCCCCGCCGCTCCCACCCGCTCCCCCTTCTCCCCGGCCCGCCTCGCCCGTCACGCGCTGACCCTGCTTCCGCTCCTGCTGATCGGCGCGTGGGCGGTGGCCGACTGGCACACCGTGCGCGACGGCGCGGCGCGGCTCGGCTCCGCCGACCCCTGGTGGCTGCTGTCCGGCCTGTTCTTCACCTGCATGGGCTGGGTCGTCGCCGCGCTGGTGCGCCAGGGGGCGCTACCGGACCGGCTTCCGCCGGGCCTGCTGCTCGCGTCGCAGTTCGCGGCCGGCGCCGCCAACCACGTGCTGCCGGCGAGCATCGGCGCCCACGCCGTCACCCTGCGCTTCCTGCAGGGCCAGGGCATCCCGCTGGCCCGGGGCACCGCCTCGCTCGCCCTGTACTCGCTGGTCAAGCCGATCGCGAAGACGGCGGTGCTGCTCGGCTTCCTCATCGCCTTCCCCGAGCTGCTGCACCTGGGCGAGCTGGTCCCGGACCGGCGGACGCTGCTCCTGGTGGCCGCGGGAGTGGTGACGGCTCTCGGGGCGACGGCCGTACTCGTGACGACCGTACGGCCGCTGCGCCGCCCCCTCCTCCGCTTCGTGCGCGCCGCCCTGACCGACGCCCGGATCCTGCACACCCGGCCCAGCCGGGTCCTCGCCCTGTGGGGCGGGGCCGCCGCCACCCCGCTGCTCCAGGCGGGCGTGATCGCCTCGGTCGGCTTCGCGCTCGGCCTGCCGCTGTCCTGGACGCAGGTGACGCTGGCACTCCTCCTCGCCAGCACCGCCGTGGGCGCCGTCCCCGCGCCCGGCGGCATCGGCCCGGTCGACGCGGCCCTGGTGTTCACGATGGTCACCTTCGGCGCCCCGATGGGCCTGGCCGCGGCCACCGTCATCGGCTACCGCGTCCTGACGGTCTGGGTCCCCCTGCTGCCCGGCGCGCTGGTGCTCTCGATCATGGTCCAGCGCAGGATCCTGTGA
- a CDS encoding PP2C family protein-serine/threonine phosphatase: MPYVAVSAISHPGLLRERNEDSLVIGPWTLCATVTESPQTLVFPLGTPLVVAVADGLGGHPGGDVASALVARRMATLGPAMSSEAAVREVLNACNRAVYQAAGGDEAGELSAMGTTIAGVVVQPDALLVFNVGDSQVLAASAEGLRQLSVDDSPPHPPGRATTLVTQCLGGSPTYRAVSPHVTTEPLTPGERYVVCSDGLTDPLTTDVLDGILGEHDDGRAAFELWRAAIEAGGPDNITVAVVRLGEE; encoded by the coding sequence ATGCCGTACGTCGCCGTGAGCGCGATCAGCCATCCCGGACTGCTGCGCGAGCGCAACGAGGACAGCCTGGTCATCGGGCCGTGGACGCTGTGCGCCACCGTGACCGAGAGCCCGCAGACCCTGGTCTTCCCGCTCGGCACACCCCTCGTCGTCGCCGTGGCCGACGGGCTCGGCGGGCATCCCGGCGGCGATGTGGCCAGCGCCCTGGTCGCCCGCCGGATGGCGACCCTAGGTCCGGCCATGAGCAGCGAGGCCGCCGTCCGTGAGGTGCTGAACGCCTGCAACCGGGCCGTGTACCAGGCGGCCGGCGGCGACGAGGCCGGTGAGCTCAGCGCGATGGGCACGACGATCGCCGGAGTCGTCGTCCAGCCCGACGCGCTGCTGGTGTTCAACGTCGGCGACAGCCAGGTCCTCGCCGCCTCCGCCGAGGGACTGCGCCAGCTCAGCGTCGACGACAGCCCACCCCACCCGCCGGGCCGCGCCACCACCCTCGTCACCCAGTGCCTGGGCGGCTCGCCCACCTACCGCGCGGTCAGTCCTCATGTCACGACCGAGCCGCTCACGCCGGGCGAGCGCTACGTCGTCTGCTCGGACGGCCTGACGGACCCGCTGACCACGGACGTGCTCGACGGGATCCTCGGCGAGCACGACGACGGCCGGGCGGCCTTCGAACTGTGGCGGGCCGCGATCGAGGCGGGCGGGCCCGACAACATCACGGTGGCGGTGGTGCGGCTCGGGGAGGAGTAG
- the msrB gene encoding peptide-methionine (R)-S-oxide reductase MsrB encodes MSYDVEKPDEQWRAELTPAEYAVLREAATEPAFTGEYTNTKTTGVYSCRACGAELFTSTTKFESHCGWPSFFDPKDTDAVELIEDRSHGMVRTEVRCARCGSHLGHVFEGEGYPTPTDQRYCINSIALRLTPDEG; translated from the coding sequence ATGTCGTACGACGTCGAAAAGCCGGACGAGCAGTGGCGCGCGGAGCTGACCCCGGCCGAGTACGCCGTGCTGCGCGAGGCCGCCACGGAGCCCGCCTTCACCGGTGAGTACACCAACACCAAGACGACGGGCGTCTACTCCTGCCGCGCCTGCGGCGCCGAACTGTTCACGTCCACCACGAAGTTCGAGTCGCACTGCGGCTGGCCGTCCTTCTTCGACCCGAAGGACACCGACGCGGTGGAGCTGATCGAGGACCGCTCGCACGGGATGGTGCGGACCGAGGTGCGGTGCGCCCGGTGCGGGTCCCACCTCGGGCATGTCTTCGAGGGCGAGGGGTACCCCACCCCGACCGACCAGCGGTACTGCATCAACAGCATCGCCCTGCGGCTGACGCCGGACGAGGGCTGA
- the murC gene encoding UDP-N-acetylmuramate--L-alanine ligase: MAPGIPTAMDRPHFIGIGGAGMSGIAKILAQRGAKVAGSDAKESGTAEALRALGVTVHIGHAAEHLADDASCVVVSSAIRQDNPELARAAERGVPVVHRADALASLMAGLRPIAVAGTHGKTTTTSMLAVSLSELGLEPSYAIGGDLDAPGSNALHGDGDIFVAEADESDRSFHKYAPEVAIVLNVELDHHANYASMDEIYESFVTFADRVVDGGTLVISADQDGARELTRRVAGTVRTVTYGEAEDADVRVLSVLAQGLKSQVTVLLDGQERTFGVSVPGRHYALNAVAALAAGAALGVPADELAPALAAYTGVKRRLQLKGEVAGVQVIDSYAHHPTEMVADLEAMRAAAGDARILVAYQPHLFSRTQELGKEMGEALALADSSLVLDIYPAREDPIPGVTSELIIDAARAAGAQVTAAHDKSAVPAHIAGMAKPGDLVLTMGAGDVTDLGPLILDRLSK; this comes from the coding sequence ATGGCACCCGGCATTCCCACCGCCATGGACCGACCGCACTTCATCGGCATCGGCGGGGCCGGGATGTCGGGGATCGCGAAGATTCTCGCGCAGCGTGGGGCCAAGGTGGCCGGCAGTGACGCCAAGGAGTCCGGGACCGCCGAGGCGCTGCGGGCCCTCGGCGTGACCGTGCACATCGGGCACGCGGCGGAGCACCTCGCCGACGACGCCAGCTGTGTCGTGGTGTCGTCGGCGATCCGGCAGGACAACCCCGAGCTGGCCCGCGCCGCCGAGCGGGGCGTCCCGGTGGTGCACCGCGCCGACGCGCTGGCCTCGCTGATGGCGGGGCTGCGCCCGATCGCCGTCGCCGGCACGCACGGCAAGACGACCACGACGTCGATGCTGGCGGTCTCCCTGTCCGAGCTGGGCCTCGAGCCCTCGTACGCCATCGGCGGCGACCTCGACGCCCCCGGCTCGAACGCCCTGCACGGCGACGGCGACATCTTCGTCGCCGAGGCGGATGAATCGGACCGCAGCTTCCACAAGTACGCGCCCGAGGTCGCCATCGTCCTGAACGTCGAACTCGACCACCACGCCAACTACGCGTCGATGGACGAGATCTACGAGTCCTTCGTGACCTTCGCCGATCGCGTCGTCGACGGCGGGACCCTGGTGATCTCGGCCGACCAGGACGGGGCGCGGGAGCTGACCCGGCGCGTGGCCGGGACCGTGCGGACGGTGACGTACGGCGAGGCGGAGGACGCCGACGTACGTGTGCTGTCGGTGCTGGCGCAGGGGCTGAAGAGCCAGGTCACCGTCCTGCTGGACGGCCAGGAGCGCACCTTCGGGGTCTCGGTCCCGGGCCGCCACTACGCCCTCAACGCGGTGGCCGCCCTCGCGGCGGGCGCGGCCCTGGGCGTCCCGGCCGACGAGCTGGCCCCGGCGCTCGCGGCGTACACCGGCGTCAAGCGGCGGCTGCAGCTCAAGGGCGAGGTCGCGGGCGTCCAGGTCATCGACTCCTACGCCCACCACCCGACCGAGATGGTGGCCGACCTGGAGGCCATGCGCGCCGCCGCCGGGGACGCCCGGATCCTGGTCGCCTACCAGCCCCACCTGTTCTCCCGCACCCAGGAACTGGGCAAGGAGATGGGCGAGGCCCTCGCCCTCGCGGACTCCTCGCTGGTCCTGGACATCTACCCGGCCCGCGAGGACCCGATCCCCGGCGTCACCAGCGAGCTGATCATCGACGCGGCCCGGGCGGCCGGCGCCCAGGTGACGGCGGCGCACGACAAGTCCGCGGTCCCCGCGCACATCGCGGGAATGGCCAAGCCCGGTGATCTCGTTCTCACCATGGGCGCGGGCGATGTCACCGACCTCGGCCCGCTCATCCTGGACCGCCTGTCGAAGTGA
- a CDS encoding indole-3-glycerol phosphate synthase: MIEKALTSADVEFVTTLHGDEQVAFQVLLQPRGEQADRLLRAIDDIALGELDEAVREGETPEGEEALSTGERALEVSLTALRTAGAEAEGRLLEDHPLDALKAVVDEVGADEVIVLTDPHYVEEFFHRDWASRARHKVGVPVLKLFSHSKA, from the coding sequence ATGATTGAGAAGGCCCTGACGTCCGCCGACGTGGAGTTCGTCACCACCTTGCACGGGGACGAGCAGGTCGCCTTCCAGGTGCTGCTCCAGCCACGCGGCGAGCAGGCCGACAGACTGTTGCGCGCCATCGACGACATCGCCCTCGGCGAGCTCGACGAGGCGGTGCGGGAGGGCGAGACCCCGGAGGGCGAGGAGGCGCTGAGCACGGGGGAGCGGGCGCTGGAGGTGTCGCTGACCGCCCTGCGTACGGCCGGGGCGGAGGCGGAGGGGCGGCTGCTGGAGGACCATCCGCTGGACGCGCTGAAGGCCGTGGTGGACGAGGTCGGCGCGGACGAGGTCATCGTGCTGACCGATCCCCACTACGTGGAGGAGTTCTTCCACCGGGACTGGGCGTCGCGGGCCCGGCACAAGGTGGGGGTGCCGGTGCTGAAGCTGTTCTCGCACAGCAAGGCGTAG